ACGCCCGCGAGCGTCAGCAGTACCGCTATGAGCAGCACCGGATTCGTAAACATCGTATTCAGAAAATCACCCGAAGGCAGCCATGAGCCCATAAGCATTTTTCCTTCTCTTTTCGCGTTTTGCCGGCGCGGAACGACGCCGCGCCGCAATCCCTTATGTTAATGATACCATACAACCGCCGCAATTTCAAGGGGAAATTCGACCGGGGGCGCGCCGCGGCGCGTTTTTTCGGCAAAAACCGCGGGGCGTGAGCGGACAAGACCGGTTAAGTCGGATTTTCGACAAAAAAGTGTTGACAATTCTGATTTTTCGGTTATAATATAACTTGCGTCCGAAAAAAGGCGCGGTATTGCCGAATTGTGTAATGGTAGCACGACAGACTCTGACTCTGTTTGTCTGGGTTCGAATCCTAGTTCGGCAACCAGAAAAAGCACCCCTTGCGGGGTGCTTTTTTTATGCGGAAGTCATGCCGCGGCTCACACGGTTATTATCAGGTTGTTAGTCTTCATCGTGGCGGTGTAGGAGATGTCCTTCGCGGCAGCCATGACGGTGCGGATGCCGACGCCCTTCTCCGGATTTTCCGGATCGTACTCCCACTTCTCCGCCTTCTCCTTGAAGTTGAAAAGCACGCAGTCGTCGCGCAGGCGCAGGACGGGCGCGCCGTCCTTGACTATCACGCGGACCGCGAGGTTATGCGGTTTGCCGTCCTTAGTGAAGCCGTGTTTGATGACGTTGACCGCCATCTCCTCCGCGCAGAGCGCGAGGCGGTTGGCGGTCTTCGCGTCCACGCCGCGCTCGGCGCAGAAGCCGGCAAGACGTTCCGCGAAGGCGGCGGACTCCTCCACCGTCTGCGGCGACGCCTCTATCAGATCATCGTCAGACACGCCGAAGCCGCGCGGCAGGAACATATGCGCCTCCGCGCCGCTTCTGCTCTTATCCCTGAAGACAAACGCGCTTATCACTATCAGCGCGCTGAGAAGCGCCTGCCCGATCGGGAACGCCAGCCACACGCCGTCCGTTCCCATAAACGAACTGAGCGCGTAAGCCGCGGCCGCCGGAAGCGCTACCTCTATGCCGATATTCACAAACACCGACGCCCAGCCGCGCGAAAGCGCCTGCAGGTAGCCCGCGGACGATACGTTGAACGCGAGGAACGGCAGACAGCACGCGTAGCAGCGCAGCGCCGACGTCGCCATATCCCGCGTCGCCCCCGCCTCCGGTATGAACACCGAGGCGATGAACGGCGAAGCGCAGAATACCGCGGCCGCAAGCGCGGTCACGCCGATAAGTATATCCTTTAACGCCGTAGAGGTAACGGTCTTCAAACCGTGGATATTCTGCTCGCCGACCATTATGCCGCTCATCATCAGCACCGCGCCGCCTATCCCCCAGCCGAGCGAGCCGAGCGCGAAGGAACTGCCGGTGCTCGCGGAGAGCGCGGTCACGCCCGCGTCTCCGGCGATGCGGAGCACGAGCGCGTTCAGCAGTATCGGGAGCAGCGCGCGGCCGAGCATACATACCGCGCGCGGAGCGCCGTCCTTCAGCAGCGGCGCAATATTCTTCGCCCGCATCTCCTTCGCGGAGTAGCGGAGCGATCTCTTCTTTTTGCCCGCGAAGTGCAGGAGCACTACGGCGAGGGCGGCGTAGTGGCTTATCGCGCTCGCCAGTCCCATCCCGAACATCCCTCCGTCAAAGACGAAGATGTTGAGCAGGTCGCCGATTATGTCTACGGCGGCGTTGACGACGCTCGCGACCTTCGGAAGCGACGTCGCTCCGTCAAGCTGCAGCATCGGAGTCAGCACGACGAACATTATGAAGCCCGGCGCGCCGATGAATATGCCGCGCAGGTACGCGACGGTATCGGAAAAGACCTCCGCGCTCGCCGCCTTCGCGCCGAAAAGTCCCGCGAGCCCCTCCGTGAAAACGAGCCCGCCGACGCAGAACAGCGCGGAAAGCGCGACGCCGAGCGTTACGGTCAGCGAGTATACGCCGGAAAGCCCCTTCAGATCGCCGCGGCCGACGGCCTTCGTCATCATATTGATGCTGCCGACCATAAGAATGCCGCTGATTATCGAGGCGATGCTGAAATACGGGCCGCCGAGGCCGAACGCCGCGAGCGCTCCCGCGCCGAGGAAGCGCCCCGTCAGCATGGAGTCTATTATCGCGGTCAGCGCTCCCGTCAGCTCCGCTATGAGCAGCGTTATCATCGCGCTCTGAAAGAGCTTAGCCGTCATCGCCTTATCCGCTTTGTCAACGCCAGTGCGCGCCATGCGTCCGCCGCCTTTCTTTCGTTGTTCCGATCGGGTCAAAGCTCCCTGATAAGCACCTTTTGCTGCGAAATGCTATGAGGCGTGCGCCCTATGACCGCGGCGCGGCATTCGTCGAGCGTATCCTGCATCTTGACGGCCATCTTCTTTATCTCTTCAAAAATGCCCGCGTCGGAGGAATCGACGGCCAGCGTGAACGCGTCTTCGGT
This sequence is a window from Clostridia bacterium. Protein-coding genes within it:
- a CDS encoding ATP-binding protein, which translates into the protein MARTGVDKADKAMTAKLFQSAMITLLIAELTGALTAIIDSMLTGRFLGAGALAAFGLGGPYFSIASIISGILMVGSINMMTKAVGRGDLKGLSGVYSLTVTLGVALSALFCVGGLVFTEGLAGLFGAKAASAEVFSDTVAYLRGIFIGAPGFIMFVVLTPMLQLDGATSLPKVASVVNAAVDIIGDLLNIFVFDGGMFGMGLASAISHYAALAVVLLHFAGKKKRSLRYSAKEMRAKNIAPLLKDGAPRAVCMLGRALLPILLNALVLRIAGDAGVTALSASTGSSFALGSLGWGIGGAVLMMSGIMVGEQNIHGLKTVTSTALKDILIGVTALAAAVFCASPFIASVFIPEAGATRDMATSALRCYACCLPFLAFNVSSAGYLQALSRGWASVFVNIGIEVALPAAAAYALSSFMGTDGVWLAFPIGQALLSALIVISAFVFRDKSRSGAEAHMFLPRGFGVSDDDLIEASPQTVEESAAFAERLAGFCAERGVDAKTANRLALCAEEMAVNVIKHGFTKDGKPHNLAVRVIVKDGAPVLRLRDDCVLFNFKEKAEKWEYDPENPEKGVGIRTVMAAAKDISYTATMKTNNLIITV